A stretch of the Glycine soja cultivar W05 chromosome 13, ASM419377v2, whole genome shotgun sequence genome encodes the following:
- the LOC114381845 gene encoding uncharacterized protein At5g39865-like — MWLPWRIRTTASRSNRSQSCTISCSSFKDIQSILESEPEPPSLFRRLIVSPSLIRSFSSPRAASSAVQPPPDSDRTAVVVYYTSLRVVRRTFDDCRAVRSILRGFAVAIDERDVSVDERFREELQRILVRRSVPLPSVFVAGVYIGGADEVRKLYENGELHELIRRLPKSQRNMCDLCGGLRFVVCDECDGSHKVFGEKSGGFRSCSSCNSNGLIRCPACFVVKPRHTK, encoded by the coding sequence ATGTGGCTACCATGGCGTATCCGAACCACAGCTTCGCGTTCAAACCGATCCCAATCCTGCACCATCTCCTGCTCTTCCTTCAAAGACATCCAATCCATACTCGAATCCGAACCTGAACCTCCCTCTCTATTCCGCCGCCTAATCGTCTCTCCCTCCCTCATCCGCTCCTTTAGCAGCCCCCGCGCCGCCTCCTCCGCCGTCCAACCGCCTCCGGACTCCGACCGTACCGCCGTCGTCGTCTACTACACTAGCCTCCGCGTCGTCCGCCGCACCTTCGACGACTGCCGCGCCGTCCGATCTATCCTCCGCGGCTTCGCCGTCGCGATCGACGAGCGCGACGTCAGCGTCGACGAGCGCTTCCGCGAGGAACTGCAGCGGATCCTCGTCCGCCGCAGCGTGCCGCTGCCGAGCGTCTTCGTCGCCGGCGTGTACATCGGCGGTGCCGACGAGGTGAGGAAGCTCTACGAGAACGGCGAGTTGCACGAGTTGATCAGACGGTTGCCGAAGTCACAGAGGAACATGTGTGATTTGTGCGGAGGGCTGAGATTCGTGGTTTGCGACGAGTGCGATGGAAGCCACAAAGTGTTCGGAGAGAAGAGTGGCGGATTCAGGAGCTGTTCGTCTTGCAATTCCAACGGTTTGATTAGGTGTCCTGCATGTTTCGTGGTGAAGCCGCGACACACCAAATAA